A single genomic interval of Streptococcus oralis subsp. dentisani harbors:
- the trpA gene encoding tryptophan synthase subunit alpha, translating to MPKTLTEKLNAIKAAGKGIFVPYIMAGDHEKGLDGLAETIHFLEDLGVSAIEVGIPFSDPVADGPVIEEAGLRSLARGTSTQALVETLKTIQTEVPLVIMTYFNPLFQYDVEKFVKDLADTAVKGLIIPDLPHEHANFVEPFLADADIALIPLVSLTTGIERQKELIEGAEGFVYAVAINGVTGKSGNYRADLDKHLAQLHQVADIPVLTGFGVSSQADVERFNAVSDGVIVGSKIVKALHQGEPIENFIKQAVAYQK from the coding sequence ATGCCTAAGACTTTAACAGAAAAATTGAACGCTATCAAAGCAGCTGGAAAAGGAATTTTCGTTCCCTATATCATGGCTGGAGACCATGAGAAAGGTTTGGATGGTCTCGCTGAAACAATCCACTTTTTAGAAGATTTGGGTGTTTCAGCTATTGAAGTGGGCATTCCCTTTTCGGACCCTGTTGCAGATGGACCTGTGATTGAAGAAGCAGGCTTGCGCAGTCTAGCTCGCGGGACGTCCACTCAGGCTTTGGTTGAAACCTTGAAAACCATTCAGACTGAGGTTCCGCTTGTCATCATGACCTATTTTAATCCCCTCTTTCAGTACGATGTGGAGAAATTTGTCAAAGATTTGGCAGATACAGCGGTTAAGGGCTTGATTATTCCAGACCTGCCTCATGAGCATGCCAACTTTGTAGAGCCTTTTTTGGCAGACGCAGATATAGCCTTGATTCCCCTAGTTAGTTTGACGACAGGAATTGAGCGCCAAAAAGAGTTGATTGAAGGAGCAGAAGGCTTCGTCTATGCGGTTGCCATTAATGGGGTGACAGGGAAATCAGGCAATTACCGTGCAGACTTGGACAAGCACTTGGCGCAATTGCATCAAGTAGCTGACATCCCTGTATTGACAGGCTTTGGTGTGTCTAGCCAAGCTGATGTAGAACGCTTCAATGCGGTGTCAGATGGCGTTATCGTCGGTTCGAAAATTGTAAAAGCTCTCCACCAAGGAGAGCCGATTGAGAACTTTATCAAACAAGCAGTAGCTTACCAAAAATAA
- the trpB gene encoding tryptophan synthase subunit beta, with amino-acid sequence MAYQEPNKDGFYGKFGGHFVPETLMTAVLELEKAYRESQADPSFQEELNQLLLQYVGRETPLYYAKNLTQHIGGAKIYLKREDLNHTGAHKINNALGQVLLAKRMGKKKIIAETGAGQHGVATATAAALFNMECTIYMGEEDVKRQALNVFRMELLGAKVEAVTDGSRVLKDAVNAALRSWVANIDDTHYILGSALGPHPFPEIVRDFQSVIGREAKQQYRDLTGQDLPDALVACVGGGSNAIGLFHPFVEDESVAMYGAEAAGLGVDTEHHAATLTKGRPGVLHGSLMDVLQDAHGQILEAFSISAGLDYPGIGPEHSHYHDIKRASYVPVTDEEALEGFQLLSRVEGIIPALESSHAIAFAVKLAKELGPDKSIIVCLSGRGDKDVVQVKDRLEADAAKKGEAHA; translated from the coding sequence ATGGCATATCAAGAACCAAATAAAGATGGATTTTACGGAAAATTCGGCGGACATTTTGTCCCAGAAACATTGATGACAGCAGTTTTGGAGTTGGAGAAGGCTTACCGTGAAAGTCAGGCAGACCCCAGTTTCCAAGAGGAATTAAATCAACTTTTGCTCCAGTATGTAGGACGTGAAACGCCTCTTTACTACGCAAAAAACTTGACCCAGCATATCGGCGGAGCCAAGATTTACCTCAAACGGGAAGACCTTAACCATACAGGGGCCCACAAGATTAACAATGCCTTGGGACAAGTTTTGCTTGCTAAACGCATGGGTAAAAAGAAAATTATCGCAGAAACAGGTGCTGGTCAACATGGTGTAGCAACTGCAACAGCTGCAGCCCTCTTTAACATGGAATGTACCATCTATATGGGTGAAGAGGATGTCAAACGCCAAGCCCTCAATGTCTTTCGTATGGAGCTTTTGGGAGCAAAGGTTGAGGCCGTGACAGATGGTTCGCGAGTGCTTAAGGATGCGGTCAATGCAGCCCTTCGTTCATGGGTAGCTAATATCGATGACACCCACTATATTCTTGGTTCTGCCTTGGGACCTCATCCTTTCCCAGAAATTGTTCGTGACTTCCAAAGTGTCATCGGTCGAGAGGCTAAACAACAGTACCGTGACTTGACAGGCCAAGACCTGCCAGATGCCCTAGTCGCTTGTGTTGGTGGTGGTTCAAATGCCATCGGCCTTTTCCATCCATTTGTAGAAGATGAGTCAGTAGCCATGTATGGGGCCGAAGCAGCAGGACTTGGTGTGGATACAGAGCACCATGCAGCTACCCTGACCAAGGGTCGTCCAGGTGTCCTCCACGGTTCCCTCATGGATGTGCTCCAAGATGCCCATGGTCAAATTCTTGAAGCCTTCTCTATCTCAGCAGGTTTGGACTACCCTGGTATCGGTCCAGAACATTCTCACTATCATGATATCAAACGTGCCAGCTATGTTCCTGTGACTGACGAAGAAGCCTTGGAAGGATTCCAACTCTTGTCTCGTGTGGAAGGAATTATCCCAGCCTTGGAATCAAGCCACGCCATTGCCTTTGCAGTGAAATTGGCCAAAGAACTTGGTCCAGACAAGTCTATAATTGTCTGCCTATCCGGTCGTGGGGACAAGGATGTAGTTCAAGTCAAAGACCGCTTAGAAGCAGATGCAGCAAAGAAGGGAGAAGCCCATGCCTAA
- the trpC gene encoding indole-3-glycerol phosphate synthase TrpC, protein MSQEFLARILEQKGREVEQMELEQIQPLRQTYRLAEFLKNHRDRLQVIAEVKKASPSLGDINLDVDIVQQAQTYEANGAVMISVLTDEVFFKGHLDYLREISSQVEIPTLNKDFIIDEKQIIRARNAGATVILLIVAALSEERLKELYDYATELGLEVLVETHNLAELEVAHRLGAEIIGVNNRNLTTFEVDLQTSVDLAQHFKKGHYYISESAIFTGQDAERVAPYFNGILVGTALMQAEDVAQRVKELQIDKG, encoded by the coding sequence ATGAGTCAGGAATTTTTAGCACGAATCTTAGAGCAGAAGGGGCGTGAGGTCGAGCAAATGGAGCTGGAGCAAATCCAGCCCTTGCGCCAGACATATCGCTTGGCAGAATTTTTGAAGAATCACCGTGACCGTTTGCAGGTAATCGCTGAGGTCAAGAAAGCTAGCCCTAGTCTGGGAGATATCAATCTCGATGTGGATATTGTGCAACAGGCCCAGACTTATGAAGCAAACGGCGCAGTAATGATTTCTGTTTTGACAGATGAGGTTTTCTTTAAGGGGCATTTGGATTATCTACGGGAGATTTCCAGTCAGGTAGAGATTCCAACGCTCAACAAGGACTTTATCATCGATGAAAAGCAAATCATCCGAGCTCGCAATGCAGGTGCGACAGTCATCTTGCTCATCGTGGCTGCCTTGTCAGAAGAACGCCTCAAGGAACTCTATGACTACGCGACAGAGCTTGGTCTGGAAGTCTTGGTGGAGACCCACAATCTAGCTGAACTAGAAGTGGCCCACAGGCTTGGTGCTGAGATTATTGGGGTTAACAACCGCAACTTGACCACCTTTGAGGTCGACTTACAGACCAGTGTAGACTTGGCCCAGCACTTTAAGAAAGGTCACTATTACATTTCTGAATCTGCTATTTTCACAGGGCAGGATGCGGAACGAGTAGCACCGTACTTTAACGGAATTTTGGTAGGGACAGCTCTTATGCAGGCAGAGGATGTGGCTCAAAGAGTCAAGGAGTTGCAGATTGACAAAGGTTAA
- a CDS encoding GNAT family N-acetyltransferase: MTICFEENVSTENAQFVCQWSNSLGKSFQEQWMGTMVPFPLTIQILQDLGGIFSIFDGQEFVGLIQKIRLEDRNLHIGRFFINPQKQGQGLGSQALRKFVSLAFENEDIDTISLNVYEANQRAYNLYQKEGFEIVQMVETPIRKYIMKKGR; the protein is encoded by the coding sequence ATGACAATTTGTTTTGAAGAAAATGTGAGTACAGAAAACGCTCAATTCGTATGCCAATGGTCTAACTCCCTTGGCAAATCCTTTCAAGAACAATGGATGGGAACAATGGTTCCTTTTCCCTTAACAATTCAAATCTTGCAAGATTTGGGAGGAATCTTTTCAATCTTTGATGGACAAGAGTTTGTGGGGCTTATCCAGAAAATCAGGCTAGAAGACAGGAATCTTCATATCGGGAGATTTTTTATCAACCCCCAGAAACAGGGACAGGGCTTAGGTAGCCAGGCATTAAGGAAATTTGTTAGTTTGGCCTTTGAAAATGAAGACATAGATACTATTTCTCTAAATGTCTACGAGGCAAATCAAAGAGCTTACAATCTTTACCAAAAAGAAGGATTTGAAATCGTTCAAATGGTTGAAACACCTATACGAAAATACATCATGAAAAAGGGGAGATAG
- the trpE gene encoding anthranilate synthase component I: MERIIHGDVLSPILAYMRLKGQHKVILESIPRDKETARFSILAYNPVFEIQFENGVLYQNGQVIDRDPLDFLYEVTHKSQHHSDLPFGGGAIGFVGYDMISLYEEIGQIPQDTIGTPDMHFFLYESYMVFDHKKEKIHVIEDALYSERSQEDLEKALNQVLEELRIPAPNEFEDLDLSPLDFKPHIAPQKFEQMVETARDLIRNGDMFQCVLSQRFSAEVTGNPFDFYRNLRVTNPSNYLYFYDFGDYQIIGASPESLVSVKNGIVTTNPIAGTRPRGATDEEDKALATDLLSDEKETAEHRMLVDLGRNDIGRISETASVQVTKYMEVELFRYVMHLTSVVKGRLLPELTAMDALKATLPAGTVSGAPKIRAMRRIYELETEKRGVYAGAIGYLSATGDMDLAIAIRTMILKDQTAYVQAGAGIVYDSIAQNEYQETINKAKSMTRIGELRP, from the coding sequence ATGGAACGAATTATTCATGGTGATGTCTTATCACCAATCTTGGCTTATATGCGCCTAAAGGGACAACACAAGGTGATCCTAGAGAGTATTCCTAGAGACAAGGAAACCGCTCGTTTTTCTATCCTAGCTTATAATCCTGTTTTTGAGATTCAGTTTGAAAATGGGGTCCTTTATCAAAATGGTCAAGTGATTGATCGGGATCCCTTGGATTTCCTTTATGAAGTGACTCATAAGAGCCAGCACCATTCAGATCTACCTTTTGGTGGAGGAGCTATTGGCTTTGTTGGTTACGATATGATTTCGCTCTATGAAGAAATTGGTCAAATCCCTCAAGATACCATTGGGACGCCAGACATGCATTTCTTTCTCTATGAGAGTTACATGGTCTTTGACCACAAGAAGGAAAAAATCCATGTCATCGAAGATGCTCTTTACAGCGAGCGCAGTCAAGAGGATTTGGAAAAAGCCTTGAATCAAGTGCTTGAGGAATTACGCATTCCTGCTCCAAATGAATTTGAAGATTTGGATTTATCTCCTCTCGACTTCAAACCGCATATCGCTCCTCAGAAGTTTGAGCAAATGGTGGAAACAGCTCGTGATTTGATTCGTAATGGTGATATGTTCCAATGCGTGCTCAGCCAGCGTTTCTCAGCAGAAGTTACTGGAAATCCATTTGACTTCTACAGAAATCTCCGCGTGACCAATCCATCTAATTATCTCTATTTCTATGATTTTGGTGATTATCAAATCATCGGTGCTAGTCCTGAAAGTTTGGTTTCTGTTAAAAATGGCATCGTGACGACCAACCCGATTGCAGGTACGCGACCAAGAGGGGCTACGGATGAAGAGGACAAGGCTTTGGCGACTGACCTGCTTTCTGATGAGAAGGAAACAGCAGAACATCGGATGTTGGTAGACTTGGGGCGTAACGATATTGGTCGCATCTCTGAAACTGCTAGTGTTCAAGTCACCAAGTATATGGAAGTGGAGCTCTTCCGCTATGTCATGCATTTGACCAGCGTGGTCAAGGGACGTTTGCTTCCAGAACTCACTGCCATGGATGCATTGAAAGCTACACTTCCAGCTGGAACAGTGTCAGGAGCTCCAAAGATTCGAGCTATGAGACGCATCTATGAACTGGAGACGGAAAAACGAGGCGTATACGCAGGAGCAATCGGCTACTTGTCTGCGACGGGTGATATGGATTTGGCCATTGCCATCCGAACCATGATTCTTAAAGATCAAACAGCCTATGTGCAGGCTGGGGCAGGGATTGTCTATGACTCTATTGCCCAAAACGAATACCAAGAAACCATTAACAAGGCTAAATCTATGACTAGAATTGGAGAACTAAGACCATGA
- a CDS encoding aminodeoxychorismate/anthranilate synthase component II: MILLIDNYDSFTYNLAQYIGNFTEVQVLRNDDPKLYEEAEKADGLVFSPGPGWPVDAGKMEDMIRDFAGKKPILGICLGHQAIAEVFGGKLGLAPKVMHGKQSHISFEAPSVLYQGIEDGRPVMRYHSILIEEMPEDFEVTARSTDDQAIMGIQHKNLPIYGFQYHPESIGTPDGLSSIRNFIEKVVK, translated from the coding sequence ATGATTTTATTGATTGACAACTATGATTCTTTTACCTATAACTTGGCGCAGTACATTGGGAATTTTACAGAAGTGCAGGTCTTGAGAAATGATGATCCCAAGCTGTATGAAGAAGCTGAAAAAGCAGATGGTCTGGTCTTTTCTCCCGGTCCTGGTTGGCCGGTTGATGCTGGAAAGATGGAAGACATGATTCGTGACTTTGCAGGTAAGAAGCCGATTCTAGGGATTTGTTTGGGTCACCAAGCTATCGCAGAAGTCTTTGGTGGGAAGCTAGGTTTGGCTCCAAAAGTCATGCATGGGAAACAGAGCCATATCAGCTTTGAAGCGCCATCTGTTTTGTATCAAGGTATTGAGGATGGTCGTCCAGTCATGCGTTATCACAGCATTTTGATTGAAGAAATGCCAGAAGACTTTGAAGTGACAGCTCGTTCAACTGATGACCAAGCTATTATGGGAATTCAACACAAAAATCTTCCAATTTATGGCTTCCAGTACCATCCAGAGAGTATCGGAACGCCAGATGGCTTGTCTTCTATTCGGAATTTTATCGAAAAGGTTGTAAAGTGA
- the trpD gene encoding anthranilate phosphoribosyltransferase, whose protein sequence is MKEIIEKLAKFENLSGVEMTDVIERIVTGRVTEAQIASLLLALKMKGETPEERTAIAQVMRGHAQHIPTEIHDAMDNCGTGGDKSFSFNISTTAAFVLAGGGIHMAKHGNRSISSKSGSADVLQALGINLDLKPAELGKVFDKTGIVFLFAKNMHPAMKYIMPARLELGIPTIMNLTGPLIHPMALETQLLGISRPELLESTAQVLKNMGRKRAIVVAGPEGLDEAGLNGTTKIALLENGEITLSSFTPEDLGMEGYAIEDIRGGNAQENAEILLSVLQNEPSPFLETTVLNAGLGFYANGKVASIKEGVALARQVIASGKALEKLRLLQEYQK, encoded by the coding sequence ATGAAAGAGATTATTGAAAAATTAGCAAAATTTGAAAATTTATCAGGTGTGGAAATGACGGATGTCATCGAGCGTATCGTAACTGGGCGTGTAACCGAAGCGCAGATTGCTTCTCTCCTCTTGGCCCTTAAGATGAAGGGGGAAACACCTGAAGAGCGCACAGCCATTGCACAAGTTATGAGAGGGCATGCCCAACACATTCCAACTGAAATTCATGATGCCATGGACAACTGCGGTACAGGTGGAGACAAGTCCTTCAGCTTTAACATTTCGACAACTGCAGCCTTTGTCTTGGCTGGTGGTGGCATTCATATGGCTAAGCACGGTAACCGTTCGATTTCTTCTAAATCAGGTTCGGCAGATGTCCTTCAAGCATTGGGCATCAATCTGGATCTCAAACCAGCTGAACTAGGTAAGGTTTTCGATAAAACTGGAATCGTCTTTCTCTTTGCTAAAAATATGCACCCAGCAATGAAATACATCATGCCAGCTCGTTTGGAACTAGGAATTCCAACAATCATGAACTTGACTGGTCCACTGATTCACCCAATGGCCTTGGAAACACAGTTGCTTGGCATTAGTCGTCCAGAACTGCTAGAAAGTACCGCTCAGGTTTTGAAAAATATGGGCCGCAAACGTGCCATCGTGGTTGCTGGACCAGAAGGGCTAGATGAAGCTGGCTTGAACGGAACAACCAAGATTGCTCTTCTTGAAAATGGCGAAATCACCTTGTCAAGCTTCACTCCAGAGGATTTGGGGATGGAAGGCTACGCTATCGAAGATATTCGTGGAGGCAATGCTCAGGAAAATGCAGAAATTTTGCTCAGCGTTCTTCAAAACGAACCAAGTCCATTCTTGGAAACGACAGTTTTAAATGCTGGTCTTGGTTTCTATGCTAATGGTAAGGTAGCTAGTATCAAGGAAGGAGTTGCCTTGGCTCGTCAAGTAATTGCTAGTGGCAAGGCCCTTGAAAAACTCAGACTATTACAGGAGTACCAAAAATGA
- a CDS encoding prepilin peptidase yields MINLYFFLVGSILASFLGLVIDRFPEQSIIQPASHCDSCQTRLRPLDLIPILSQVFNRFRCRYCKARYPIWYALFELGLGLLFLTWSWGWISFGQVILITAGLTLGIYDFRHQEYPLLVWMTFHLILMACSGWNLVMVFFLILGIMAHFIDIRMGAGDFLFLASCALIFNATELLILIQFASATGILAFLSQKKKERLPFVPFLLLAACLIIFGKLLLV; encoded by the coding sequence ATGATTAATCTTTATTTTTTTCTTGTCGGGAGCATTCTCGCTTCTTTCTTGGGTTTGGTCATTGACCGTTTTCCTGAGCAATCCATTATCCAGCCAGCTAGTCACTGCGATTCCTGTCAGACTCGCTTGCGTCCCTTAGATCTAATTCCGATCCTCTCTCAGGTCTTCAATCGCTTTCGCTGTCGCTACTGCAAGGCTCGCTATCCTATCTGGTATGCCCTCTTTGAACTAGGCTTAGGACTCCTCTTTCTGACTTGGTCTTGGGGTTGGATTTCCTTTGGTCAAGTCATCCTAATCACTGCTGGCTTGACCTTGGGAATCTACGACTTTCGCCATCAGGAATATCCCTTACTGGTCTGGATGACTTTCCACCTAATCCTCATGGCCTGCTCTGGCTGGAATCTGGTTATGGTCTTCTTCCTTATCCTTGGAATCATGGCTCATTTTATTGATATCCGCATGGGCGCAGGGGATTTTCTCTTTCTAGCTTCTTGCGCTCTCATCTTTAATGCGACAGAGTTACTGATTTTGATTCAGTTTGCTTCGGCGACAGGGATTTTAGCCTTTCTCTCGCAAAAGAAAAAGGAAAGACTTCCTTTTGTGCCTTTCCTCTTACTTGCTGCTTGTTTGATTATTTTTGGTAAGCTACTGCTTGTTTGA
- a CDS encoding AI-2E family transporter, with amino-acid sequence MNLVKKYTPLILFIGLVTLVILNASSFISGAVSLFEVTSTLIYGAVIAFVLNVPMKKIEEFLVKMKVKAGLRRPIAMVLVFLSLILIVICLLVLVLPTLAQTISQLGAVLSTVLTQLGKLLDSSEFVTKDMLSTIVSGIQGQSSSISQALIGFLSGLTSNIGNIFSSLMNAFLIIVFTFLFLSSKEHLAAMTSRLLKVFLPEKVVIKLTYIGQVALETYDQFLMSQLIEAVIIGVMIAVGYSVFGIPYGVMTGIFAGVLSFIPYVGPMIACVVGAIFIFTVSPTQALLSLLLYQVIQLIEGNLIYPRVVGQSIGLPAIFTLAAASIGGNLFGLLGMIFFTPVFAVIYRLVKEFVVAKENQVD; translated from the coding sequence ATGAATTTAGTAAAAAAATACACCCCATTAATACTTTTTATAGGGCTGGTTACTCTTGTAATTCTGAATGCATCAAGCTTTATATCAGGGGCAGTATCTCTCTTTGAAGTAACTTCTACCTTGATTTATGGTGCTGTCATTGCTTTTGTGCTCAATGTTCCCATGAAAAAAATTGAAGAATTCCTAGTTAAAATGAAGGTAAAGGCAGGGTTGCGCCGTCCGATTGCTATGGTGCTTGTTTTCCTATCTCTTATCTTAATCGTGATCTGTCTTTTGGTTTTGGTGCTTCCAACCCTTGCTCAGACTATTAGTCAGCTGGGAGCAGTCCTTTCAACAGTCCTGACTCAACTTGGGAAATTGCTAGACAGCTCGGAATTTGTAACCAAAGACATGTTGTCAACTATCGTATCAGGCATACAGGGACAATCTAGTTCTATTAGCCAAGCTTTGATAGGTTTTTTATCAGGTCTGACTAGTAATATCGGCAATATTTTTTCAAGTTTGATGAATGCCTTTTTGATTATAGTCTTCACCTTTTTATTTTTATCCAGTAAGGAACATTTGGCAGCGATGACGAGTCGACTTCTAAAAGTTTTTCTTCCAGAGAAGGTGGTGATAAAGTTGACTTACATTGGACAAGTAGCACTAGAGACTTATGACCAATTTTTGATGAGTCAGCTGATTGAAGCAGTTATCATAGGAGTTATGATAGCGGTTGGTTACAGCGTGTTTGGGATACCCTATGGAGTAATGACAGGTATCTTTGCAGGAGTGCTATCGTTCATTCCTTATGTAGGGCCTATGATTGCTTGTGTTGTGGGAGCGATTTTTATCTTCACAGTGAGTCCTACTCAAGCCTTACTTTCTCTTCTTCTATATCAAGTTATACAGCTGATTGAAGGAAACCTTATTTATCCTAGAGTTGTAGGGCAGTCTATTGGTTTGCCAGCTATTTTCACGCTTGCGGCTGCTAGTATCGGAGGGAATCTTTTCGGACTACTTGGAATGATATTCTTTACCCCCGTATTTGCTGTTATCTATCGACTGGTTAAAGAATTTGTCGTTGCAAAGGAAAATCAGGTAGATTAA
- a CDS encoding phosphoribosylanthranilate isomerase produces MTKVKICGLSTKEAVETAVSAGADYIGFVFSPSKRQVTLEEATELAKLIPANVKNVGVFVSPSRAELLEAIDKVGLDLVQVHGQVGDDLFEDLPCASIQAVQVDGEGHVPNSQADYLLFDAPVAGSGQTFDWGQLDTTGLTQPFFIAGGLNEDNVVKAIQHFTPYAVDVSSGVETDGQKDHEKIRRFIERVKHGISRTK; encoded by the coding sequence TTGACAAAGGTTAAGATTTGTGGACTATCGACCAAAGAAGCGGTAGAAACAGCCGTATCAGCAGGGGCGGATTACATCGGTTTTGTCTTCTCACCTAGTAAAAGGCAGGTGACCTTGGAAGAGGCTACTGAGCTGGCAAAGCTCATTCCTGCTAATGTTAAAAATGTTGGTGTATTTGTTTCACCAAGTCGGGCAGAACTGCTAGAAGCGATTGACAAGGTTGGCTTGGACTTGGTTCAAGTTCATGGTCAGGTAGGGGATGATTTGTTTGAGGATTTACCTTGTGCCAGTATTCAGGCTGTGCAGGTGGATGGAGAGGGTCATGTGCCCAATTCTCAGGCAGACTATCTACTCTTTGATGCCCCTGTGGCTGGGAGTGGCCAGACCTTTGACTGGGGTCAACTGGATACGACAGGATTAACTCAGCCTTTCTTTATCGCAGGTGGGCTTAATGAAGACAATGTAGTAAAAGCAATTCAACACTTTACTCCCTATGCAGTAGATGTATCGAGCGGAGTGGAGACAGATGGACAAAAAGATCATGAAAAGATTAGAAGATTTATAGAGAGGGTAAAGCATGGCATATCAAGAACCAAATAA
- a CDS encoding low temperature requirement protein A, whose protein sequence is MTTLIKHKRVEFSELFYDLVFVFAISKVTTLIDHLHNGILTWNSFLDFFIATLVLIDSWMIQTDYTNRYGKNSFFNIVIMFIKMGILLFIANMIGPDWQQYFHYVCWAIGSLTLTLFFQYLVEFFKKSTDNVHRESIKGFLWITGLRSLEIYLAALLPIYVGVYILYASILLTFIMPSILLNKDKHYQVNLPHLIERISLLVIIMFGEMITELANFFTIENFSIYSVLYFIIMISLFLFYFGQFDHAIDEKSNQKGLFLIYSHYPIFIGLLMMAVSMSFLLNPEANRLFATSFSYIGFGLFQAAVLVNGPHNKHYLRYSKSYYCVQATLYLTALILSLIFASNPIIVVSITTILALAITIHFIYFYMTQNKKYSKSNWGLF, encoded by the coding sequence ATGACAACTCTTATTAAACATAAACGTGTAGAATTTTCAGAACTTTTTTATGACTTAGTTTTTGTTTTTGCAATTTCAAAAGTAACTACTTTAATCGACCATCTTCATAACGGTATTTTGACTTGGAATTCTTTCCTTGATTTTTTCATTGCTACTTTGGTTCTCATCGATTCCTGGATGATTCAAACCGATTATACCAATCGCTATGGAAAGAACTCTTTTTTTAACATAGTAATCATGTTTATCAAAATGGGAATTTTACTCTTTATAGCCAATATGATTGGACCTGATTGGCAACAATATTTTCATTATGTCTGTTGGGCTATTGGTTCATTAACCCTTACCTTATTTTTTCAATATTTGGTTGAGTTTTTTAAAAAATCAACCGATAATGTTCATCGGGAAAGTATCAAAGGTTTTCTATGGATAACAGGTCTACGAAGTTTAGAAATCTATCTAGCAGCTCTTCTTCCTATTTACGTTGGAGTCTATATCCTTTATGCTAGTATTCTGCTAACATTTATTATGCCAAGTATTTTGCTTAATAAAGATAAGCATTACCAGGTAAATCTCCCCCATTTAATCGAGCGCATCTCCCTTCTTGTCATTATTATGTTTGGAGAGATGATTACGGAGCTAGCTAACTTCTTTACAATCGAGAATTTCTCGATTTATTCGGTTCTTTATTTCATTATTATGATTTCTCTGTTCTTGTTTTATTTTGGTCAATTCGACCATGCTATTGATGAAAAATCTAATCAAAAGGGGCTATTTCTAATTTACAGTCACTATCCTATTTTCATTGGACTTCTTATGATGGCCGTTTCGATGAGTTTTCTTCTGAATCCTGAAGCTAATCGTCTCTTTGCAACCAGCTTCTCTTATATCGGATTTGGCCTCTTTCAAGCTGCTGTCCTAGTAAATGGGCCCCATAACAAACACTATCTTCGCTATTCGAAAAGTTACTACTGTGTCCAAGCGACACTCTATCTGACTGCCTTGATTCTCTCTTTAATCTTTGCTTCTAATCCTATAATAGTAGTGAGTATAACAACCATTTTAGCTCTAGCTATAACCATTCATTTTATTTATTTTTATATGACACAGAATAAAAAATATTCCAAATCTAACTGGGGATTATTTTAA